The Jiangella alba genome includes the window GAGTTCTTCGGCGGCCAGCAGGCCAACAAGGAGGTCTACGTCCCGGCGGCGAACGCCTACGAGGGCTTCACCTACAGCCCGCTGCAGCAGTACTACTACGACGCCATGACGCAGCAGCTGGGCGCGCTCAACGAGGGCTCCATCAGCGGCTCGGACGCCGCGGACCGGCTGCAGGACGACGTCGTCGGCTACGCCGAGGAACAGGGGTTCACGGTTCAGTGACCTGACGAGCGGGGCCGGCGCGTCGCCGGACGGCCGGCCCCGGCCTCGACCTCACCCACAGACCTCGGAGCACGCGAATGACCCTGCAGACCGCGCAGAGCGCGCCGCCGCGGGCCGAGCAGCCCGTACCCAGGAAGGCCAAGGCACCGCTGCGCGAGCAGCTGATCGGCTGGCTGTTCATCGGGCCCTTCGGTGTCGTCTTCCTCGCCTTCCTCGTCGCGCCCCTCGGCTACGCGCTCTACCTCAGCCTGTTCCGCAAGGCGCTGATCGGCGGGACGAGCTTCGTCTTCCTCGGCAACTACACGAAGGCGTTCACCGACCCCAGCTTCCTCGACGGCGCCTGGTTCGTCATCAGGTTCTCCCTCGTGCTCATCCCGCTCCAGATGCTCGTCTCGCTCGCGATGGCGCTCATCCTGGACATCGTCACGTCGTCGTTCGCCCGGTTCTCCCGGCTGATGATCTTCCTCCCGTATGCGATTCCCGCCGTCATCGGGGCGCTCATGTGGGGGTTCCTGTACAGCAAGAACTTCGGGCCGCTGGGCGACATCTTCGGCCTGTTCGGGGCCACGGCGCCGGACTTCCTCAGCCGCGGCGGAATCTTCTACGGCCTGCTCAACATCGTCACCTGGCAGTGGGCCGGCTACTACATGATCATCCTGTACGCCGCGCTGCAGGGCATCGATCCGACGCTGTACGAGGCCGCGCGGATCGACGGCGCCAGCACCTGGCAGATCACGCTGCGGATCAAGATCCCGCTGATCACCCCGGCGTTGCTGCTCATCCTGGTCTTCGCGCTGATCGGAACGCTGCAGTTCTTCAACGAGCCACAGATTCTGCGCGATCTCGCCGCCGGGGCGATCGGATCGGACTTCACGCCCAACATGTACGCCTACCAGCAGGCGTTCGGCCTGGCGAACTTCAACTACGGATCGGCGATCTCGTTCGCCCTCGGCGGCGTCGTCTTCGTCTGCGTCTACGTGTTCCTGTTCGCCACCCGCAAGCGGGGGAGCTTCCTCTCATGACCGTCCACCTCGACGCCGGCGCCCGCCGCCGGCGCGCCCAGCGCCACCTGCCGCTGCAGGTCCTGCTCGGGTTCCTGCTGGTCTATTTCCTGGTGCCGTTCTGGTGGGTCGTCGTCAACAGCTCGAAGGACGCCGCCGGGCTCTTCGGCGGCGGCAACGCGCTGTGGTTCGCCGACGACGTCGACTTCATCGGGAACCTCCGCGAGCTGTTCACCTTCAGCGGCGGGATCTACGCGCGCTGGTTGTTCAACTCCGCGCTCTATGCCTTCGTCGGCGGCGTCGGCGCCACCGCGCTGGCCGTGCTGGCCGGCTACGGGTTCGCCAAGTACCGCTTCGCCGGCCGGCGGTTCAGTTTCGCCGTCCTGCTGGGCGCGGTGATGGTTCCGGCCACCGCCCTGGTGATCCCGACGTTCATCCTGTTCTCCCGGCTGGGCCTGACGAACACGATCTGGGCGGTGATCCTGCCGTCGCTGCTCAATCCGTTCGGGGTGTACCTGATGCACGTCTACGCGCGCGACGCCGTCCCCGACGAACTGCTCGACGCCGCTCGCGTCGACGGCGCGGGGGAGGTGCGCTCGTTCCTCCAGGTCGCACTGCCGCTGATGCGCCCCGCGATGGTCACGGTCCTGCTGCTCTCGATCGTGGCCACCTGGAACAACTACTTCCTTCCGCTGGCGATGCTGTCGGACAACAACCTGTACCCCGTGACCGTCGGCATCGGCCAGTGGCAGGGCATCGCCTCGGCCAACAACGCCGGCGGCACCTCGCTCTGGAGCATCATCATCATGGGTTCACTCGTCTCGGTCATCCCGCTGATCATCGCGTTCCTGACGTTGCAGCGGCATTGGCGCGGAGGCCTGGCCATCGGCAGCCTCAAATAGGGCCCGCCCGCACCTGTGCCCCTCGCCCGTTGACCGATAAGAGGATCATGAACCGCGCTCACCTGACCATCGACCCGTTCTTCACCGTCGGCGCCGTCAACCGCCGGCTCTTCGGCTCCTTCGTCGAGCACCTCGGCCGCTGCGTCTACGACGGCATCTACGAACCCGGCCACCCGGCCGCGGACGAGCACGGGTACCGCGAGGACGTCATCGCCCTCGTCAGGGAACTCGGCGTGACGACCGTTCGCTACCCCGGCGGCAACTTCGTCTCCGGCTACCGCTGGGAGGACGGCATCGGGCCGCGCGAACAGCGCCCGCGGCGTCTCGACCTCGCGTGGCACTCGACCGAGACGAACGAGGTCGGCCTCGACGAGTTCGCCGCCTGGCTGCGCAAGGCCGGCAGCGAGCTCATGTACGCCGTCAACCTGGGCACGCGCGGTGTCCAGGACGCCTTGGACGTCCTGGAGTACGCCAACGTCCCGTCGGGCACCCACTTCTCCGACCTGCGCATCGCGAACGGCACTCCGGCGCCGCACGACATCAGGATGTGGTGCCTGGGTAACGAGATGGACGGCCTCTGGCAGCTCGGTCACGGCACCGCCGAGGAGTACGCGAGCATCGCCGCCAAGACCGCCCGCGCCATGCGGCAGATCGACCCCGGTCTCGAACTGGTCGTCTGCGGCAGTTCGAGCGCGCAGATGGCGACATTCGGCAGCTGGGAGCGGACGGTGCTCGAGGCGACCTACGACCACGTCGACTACATCTCGTGCCACGCCTACTACGAGCCGAAGGACGGCGACACCGCTAGCTTCCTCGCGTCCGCCGCGAACATGGACCGGTTCATCGAGTCGGTCGCGGCGACGGCCGACCACGTCAAGGCCGAGCGCCGCAGCACGAAGACCATGTACATCTCCTTCGACGAGTGGAACGTCTGGTACCAGTCGCGGTACCGAGGGGAGCGCCACACCCGCATCGACGACTGGCCGGTCGCGCCGCGGCTGCTGGAGAACACCTACTCGGTGATGGACGCGGTGGTCGTCGGCAACCTGCTGATCTCGCTGATCAGGCACGCCGACCGCGTGACGTCGGCGAGCCTCGCCCAGCTGGTCAACGTCATCGCGCCGATCATGACCGAGCCCGGTGGCCCGGCCTGGCGGCAGACGACGTTCTTCCCGTTCGCCCTCACCTCGCGCCTGGCCCGCGGCGAAGCACTCGAGCTCAAGCTCGACAGCCCCACCTTCACCTCGGCCCAGCACGGCGAGGTCACGGTCGTCGACGCCGTGGCGACCCACGATGCCGCGAGCGGCGCGACCGCGGTCTTCCTCGTCAACCGCGACCAGGAGACGGAGGCCGAGATCGAGATCGACGTCCGGATGCTCGGCCAGGTCGAGGTCGGCGACGCCTGGACGTTGAGCGACAAGGACCCGCATGCCGCCAACACCCTGGAGCAGCAGGACCGGGTGCGCCCGGTGGTCAACCCCACGGCGGCGATGAGCGACGGCACCGTGACGATCTCCCTGCCGCCCGTCTCCTGGACAGCACTCACCCTCGGATGAACGGAGTCACCATGCTCAGAGTCGACGGGAGCCGGATCGTCGCCGGCGACCAGCCGGTGGTGTTGCGAGGCGTCGGCCTCGGTGGCTGGATGAACATGGAGAACTTCATCACCGGCTATCCCGGTACGGAGTCGCAGCAGCGCAAGGCGCTGCGCCGGGTGCTCGGCGACGACGGCTACACGCGGTTCTTCGACCGCTTCCTCGACGCGTTCTTCACCGACGACGACGCGGCGCTGCTCGCCGGACTGGGCCTCAACTCGGTGCGCATCCCGTTCAACTACCGGCACTTCGAGGACGACGCGGCACCGTTCGAACTCGAGACCGAGGGCTTCGCCCGGCTCGACCGCGTGGTCGACGCCTGCGCGCGCCACGGCATCTACACGATCCTCGACCTGCATGCCGTGCCCGGCGCTCAGAACCAGCACTGGCACAGCGACAACCCCACCCAGTGGGCCCACTTCTGGAGCCAGCGGCAGTTCCAGGACCGGGTGGTGCACCTCTGGGAGCGGCTCGCCGACCACTACAAGGACCACCCCTGGGTCGCGGGATACAACCCGGTCAACGAACCGGCCGACGTCGAGGGCACGACCATCGGGCCGTTCTACCGCCGGCTCGAGGCCGCCATCCGCGCCGTCGACCCCGGCCACATCCTCTTCCTCGACGGCAACCGCTACTCGACCCAGTTCGACCAGCTCGGCGACCCGCTGCCGAACTGTGTGTACACCGCCCACGACTACGCCAAGCCGGGGTTCGTCGACGGCGGCCCGTACCCGGGCGTCAGCAGGGGCGAGTACGTCGACCGCGACCGGGTGGAGGAGACGTTCCTCGCCCGCACCGCGTACATGCGCGAGACCGGCACCCCCATCTGGGTCGGCGAGTTCGGCCCCGTCTACACCGGCGACCTGGCGCGCGACGAGCAGCGCTACCGGCTGCTCGAGGACCAGCTGGAGATCTACGGCCGCCACGAGGCGAGCTGGGCGCTGTGGACCTACAAGGACATCGGCCTGCAGGGACTGGTGACGGTCGACCCCACGTCGCCGTATGCCCGGCGGGTAGCGCCGGTCATGGAGAAGAAGGCGCGCCTCGGTGTCGACTCGTGGGGGTCGACTGACGCGGGCATCCGCGCGGTCATGCAGCCCATCGAGGACCTGTTCGCGCGCGAGTTCCCCGACTTCCAGCCCTACCCGTGGGGCGCGACGCGGTGGATCCACGGGCACGTGCGCCATGTCATGCTCGCCGAGGCCATGGTGGGCGACTTCGCGAAGGCGTTCGAAGGCGTCACCCCGGACGAGGCGGAACGGCTCGCGGACTCCTTCGCGCTCGAGCGGTGCCGGGTGCGTGAGAACCTCGCCGAGGTCCTGCGCCGTGCAGCGGCAGTGGGGGAGCCGACCCGGTGACGCGCGTCGACGTCCGCCGCAGCCGGGCCTGGTTCGGCGCGGCCGGCCGGTCCGGCATGATCTACCGGTCCTGGATGCGCAACCAGGGGTTCGGCGCCGAGGTGTTCGACGGGCGGCCGGTCATCGGCATCGCCTCCACGTGGTCGGAGCTGGCGCCGTGCAACGCGCACCTGAACCGCGTCGCGGAGGCGGTGAAGCGCGGCGTCTGGCAGGCCGGCGGCTTCCCCCTGGAGTTCCCGGTCATGGCGACGGGCGAGACGCTGATCCGCCCGACGGCGATGCTCTACCGGAACCTGCTCGCCATGCAGGCCGAGGAGCTGATCCGGGCCAACCCGCTCGACGGCGTGGTGCTGCTGTCCGGCTGCGACAAGACCACACCTGGACTGCTGATGGGCGCGGCCAGCGTCGACCTGCCGGCCGTCATGGTGACCGGCGGGCCGATGCTCAACGGCAGGTTCCGCGGTCAGGACGTCGGTTCCGGCACGCACGTGTGGAGGTTCGAGGAGGAACTCAAGGCCGGCCGGATGACCCAGGACGAGGTGTTCGAGGCCGAGGGCTGCATGGCCCGGTCCAACGGGCACTGCATGACCATGGGGACGGCCTCGACGATGGCCTGCGTGGCCGAGGCGCTGGGCATGCAGCTGCCCGGGTCCGCGACCTGGCCGGCGGTGGACATGCGCCGGTTCGAGGTGGCGCAGCAGGCCGGCCGGCGCATCGTCGCGATGGTCGAGGAGGACCTGCGGCCGAGCGCGGTGCTGACGCGGGCGGCCTTCGAGAACGCGATCCGGGCCAACGCGGCCATCGGCGGGTCGACGAACGCGATCATCCATCTGCTGGCCATCGCCGGCCGGCTGGGCGTCGAACTGACACTGGACGACTTCGACGAGCTCGCCCGGCCGGTGCCCACCGTCGTCGACCTGATGCCGTCGGGCCGGTTCCTGATGGAGGACTTCTGCTACGCCGGCGGGCTGCCGGTGGTGCTGCGCGACCTCGACGAGGCCGGGCTGCTCGACGGCGGCGCGCTCACCGTCACCGGCCGGTCCATCGGGGCGAACGTCGCGGGCGCGGAATGCTGGAACCGCGAGGTGATCCGGCCCATGGCCGAGCCGCTGCAGCCGGCCGGATCCGGCACCGCGGTGCTGCGCGGCAACCTCGCGCCCGGCGGCGCCGTCGTCAAGCAGTCGGCCGCCTCGCCGGAACTGCTGCGCCACACCGGCCGGGCGGTCGTGTTCGACACTCCGGAGCAGTACCACGAGGTCTGCGACGACCCCGACCTGGACATCGCGGCCGACGACGTCATCGTCATCCGCGGCGCCGGGCCCCGTGGCTACCCCGGCATGCCCGAGGTGGCCAACGTCCCGATCCCGGCGAAGCTGCTGCGCGCCGGCGTCACCGACATGGTGCGGGTGTGCGACGGGCGGATGAGCGGCACCGGCTACGGCACCGTGGTGCTGCACGTGACGCCCGAGTCGGCGGCGGGCGGGCCGCTGGCGTTCGTGCGCACCGGCGACACCGTCACGCTCGATGTCCCCGCACGGACGCTCACCCTCGACGTCGGCGACGACGAGCTGGAGCGGCGGCGCTCGGCGTGGAAGCCGCCGGCGCCCGTGCACGGCACGGGCTACGGCTGGCTGTACACCCAGCACGTGCTGCAGGCCGACCACGGCGCCGACTTCGACTTCCTCGTCGGCTCCCGCGGCGCGGCCGTGCCGCGCGAATCCCACTGAACCGGACGGGTCGTCGGTAGCCGGCCGGAGGGGCGATGATGGTTCCGTGGTGCGCATGACGGATGTGGCGGACGCGGCCGGAGTGTCGGCCATGACGGTGTCGAACGTGATCAACGGCCGGCCCGGGGTGGGCGCCGAGACCCGGCTGCGGGTGCTGCGGACGATCTCGAGGCTCGGCTACCAGGTGAACCACGCCGCGCGGCATCTCCGGGCGGGCCGCACCGGCGCCGTCGGGCTGATCGTGCCCGACATCGACCGGCCCTACTACGCGCAGCTGGCCAGCAGGCTCGCCAAGGGCGTGGAGAAGAGCGGCCTGCACCTCGTCGTCGAGCGCACGGGCGGCGACGCCGAGCGCGAGCTCGAGGCCATCTCGTTCGGCCGGCTGCGCATGTACGACGGCGTCGTCATCAGCCCGCTGCGGGTCGCCGCCGCCGACCTGGACCAGCTGCGGTTCGAGACGCCCGTCGTGTTCATCGGCGAGCGGCCGGTGCCGGCCACCTTCGACCACGTCATGATGGACAACGTCGGCGGTGCCAGGCAGGCCACGGAGCACCTGCTGAGGACCGGCTCGCGGCGCGTCGCCATCATCGGCGGCCGGCACGACGACCACGTCGACGACATGCCGTCGCTGCGCACCCGGGGCTACCGCCAGGCCCACGCCGAACTCGGCGTCGACGTCGACGAGCAGCTCGTGGTCGAGGTCGAGTCGTTCGACCCCGGCTCGGCGTTCCAGGTCGTCAAGCAGCTGCACGAGACCGGCGTCGGCTTCGACGGCGTGTTCGCGCTCACCGACGCCGCCGCGATGGGGGTGCTGCGGGCACTGGCAGACCTCGGGGTCGCGGTGCCACGCGACGTCCAGGTGATCGGGTTCGACAACGGCAACGAGACCGAGTTCCTGGTGCCTCGGCTGTCGTCGGTGGAGCCGGGCAACGACACCATGGCCGATCGCGTCCTGGAGCTGCTGCAGCGCCGGGTCGGCGCGTCCGGCGACGAGAACGAGACGCCGGACGCGCTGACCACCGTCGTGACGGCACGGCTGGAGCTGCGCGAGACGACGCGCTGAGTTCAGAGCAGGCCCCGGCGCGCGAGATTGGTCATGAGCGCACGGATGCCGAAGTCCCACGGCGTGCACTCCTCGGCGTGCTGGACCCGGTTGACCAGTGTGCCCAGCGCCGGTGAGCTGATCTCGACGACGTCGCCGAGCTTGTGGGTGAACCCCTCTCCGGGACGGTCGCGGTCCTGGATGGGCGCGAACATGGTGCCGAGCATCAGGACCGCGCCGTCGGGATAGTGGTGGTGCGGGCCGATCAGCTGGTCCACCAGAGCCACCGGATCGCGCGAGATCTGCGACATCTCCGAGACCGCGTCGAGGCGGAACCCGTCGTCGCCGGAGATGTGCAGTCCCACCTCCAGCCCGCGCACGTCGTCCAGCCCGAAGCGGTCGTCGAAGAGCCGGATGAACGGTCCCAGCGCGCACGAGGCGTTGTTGTCCTTCGCCATCGGCAGCAGGAGCGCGGACCTGCCTTCGACGTCGCGCAGGTTCACGTCGTTGCCGAGGGTCGCTCCGACGATCCGGCCGCTGGACTGGACGACCAGCGCCACCTCCGGCTCGGGGTTGTTCCAGGTCGACGTGGCGAGCACCCCCACGGGCACGGCCGTTCCCACCGCGGACAGGACCTGGCCCTTGGTGAAGATCTCGGCATCGGGACCGATGCCCACCTCGAGATACTGACTCCACGCGCCCTCGGCGACGAGCAGGTCCTTGAGCCGTCCGGCCTCCTCGGATCCGGGCGACAGGTCGTGGAAGTCCACGCCCACGCCGGCGAGCATCCGGCGGCGGAGGTCCGCCGCGAGCGTCAGGTCTCCCCGGGCCCGCTCCTCGATGACCCGCTCGATCATCGACACGGCGAACGTCACGCCCGCGGCCTTCAGCGCCTGGAGGTCGACGGGGGCGAGCAGCCAGGGCCGTGCGTCGTCGCGGTGGGCGGCGCCGGTGTTGCCCAGCACCTCGTCGACGGTTCCGACCCGCCGCCCGGCGAGTCCGGCGGCCACCGTCGCCGGCTCGGGCACCTCGCAGAGGTCACGGACTGTGGGAAAGCTCGAGCTGATGTCGATGACCTCGCCGTCGCGGACGACCACGGGCGACGGCCCGGCGACGGCGGGATCCCAGATCCGGCCGATCAGGACGCCGTCCCCGGCGGTGTCCGGCAGGGTCTCGGCGGCCGTTCCGAACCACGGCGTCATTCGTCGGCTCCCAGGTTGAAGAAGGAACGCTCGTCCTGCGGCCGGATGTCGTAGACGGCGTCGTCGAACAGGCGCATGGGGTGCGGGGTGAACGGATGGCGGGCGATCTCCTCCAGGTCGAGCTCGATGCCGAGTCCGACGCATGCGGGGACGAGCAGGTCGCCGTCGGCGGTCAGGGTGAGGCGTTCGTTGGTGATGTCCGGGCGCCAGGGCACGTCGGTCGCCATGATCTCCAGGTACCGGAAGTTGGGCAGGCTGGCGCCCAGTTGCAGGGTCGCGGCCGTGCTCAGCGGCCCGCTCGGGTTGTGCGGCGCGAAGCCCACGTAGCTGGTGGCGGCGAGGGTGGAGATGAACGCCAGTTCGGCCAGCCCACCCGCGTGCGTCAC containing:
- a CDS encoding fumarylacetoacetate hydrolase family protein; the protein is MTPWFGTAAETLPDTAGDGVLIGRIWDPAVAGPSPVVVRDGEVIDISSSFPTVRDLCEVPEPATVAAGLAGRRVGTVDEVLGNTGAAHRDDARPWLLAPVDLQALKAAGVTFAVSMIERVIEERARGDLTLAADLRRRMLAGVGVDFHDLSPGSEEAGRLKDLLVAEGAWSQYLEVGIGPDAEIFTKGQVLSAVGTAVPVGVLATSTWNNPEPEVALVVQSSGRIVGATLGNDVNLRDVEGRSALLLPMAKDNNASCALGPFIRLFDDRFGLDDVRGLEVGLHISGDDGFRLDAVSEMSQISRDPVALVDQLIGPHHHYPDGAVLMLGTMFAPIQDRDRPGEGFTHKLGDVVEISSPALGTLVNRVQHAEECTPWDFGIRALMTNLARRGLL
- a CDS encoding alpha-N-arabinofuranosidase; this translates as MNRAHLTIDPFFTVGAVNRRLFGSFVEHLGRCVYDGIYEPGHPAADEHGYREDVIALVRELGVTTVRYPGGNFVSGYRWEDGIGPREQRPRRLDLAWHSTETNEVGLDEFAAWLRKAGSELMYAVNLGTRGVQDALDVLEYANVPSGTHFSDLRIANGTPAPHDIRMWCLGNEMDGLWQLGHGTAEEYASIAAKTARAMRQIDPGLELVVCGSSSAQMATFGSWERTVLEATYDHVDYISCHAYYEPKDGDTASFLASAANMDRFIESVAATADHVKAERRSTKTMYISFDEWNVWYQSRYRGERHTRIDDWPVAPRLLENTYSVMDAVVVGNLLISLIRHADRVTSASLAQLVNVIAPIMTEPGGPAWRQTTFFPFALTSRLARGEALELKLDSPTFTSAQHGEVTVVDAVATHDAASGATAVFLVNRDQETEAEIEIDVRMLGQVEVGDAWTLSDKDPHAANTLEQQDRVRPVVNPTAAMSDGTVTISLPPVSWTALTLG
- a CDS encoding IlvD/Edd family dehydratase, whose protein sequence is MIYRSWMRNQGFGAEVFDGRPVIGIASTWSELAPCNAHLNRVAEAVKRGVWQAGGFPLEFPVMATGETLIRPTAMLYRNLLAMQAEELIRANPLDGVVLLSGCDKTTPGLLMGAASVDLPAVMVTGGPMLNGRFRGQDVGSGTHVWRFEEELKAGRMTQDEVFEAEGCMARSNGHCMTMGTASTMACVAEALGMQLPGSATWPAVDMRRFEVAQQAGRRIVAMVEEDLRPSAVLTRAAFENAIRANAAIGGSTNAIIHLLAIAGRLGVELTLDDFDELARPVPTVVDLMPSGRFLMEDFCYAGGLPVVLRDLDEAGLLDGGALTVTGRSIGANVAGAECWNREVIRPMAEPLQPAGSGTAVLRGNLAPGGAVVKQSAASPELLRHTGRAVVFDTPEQYHEVCDDPDLDIAADDVIVIRGAGPRGYPGMPEVANVPIPAKLLRAGVTDMVRVCDGRMSGTGYGTVVLHVTPESAAGGPLAFVRTGDTVTLDVPARTLTLDVGDDELERRRSAWKPPAPVHGTGYGWLYTQHVLQADHGADFDFLVGSRGAAVPRESH
- a CDS encoding carbohydrate ABC transporter permease, producing the protein MTLQTAQSAPPRAEQPVPRKAKAPLREQLIGWLFIGPFGVVFLAFLVAPLGYALYLSLFRKALIGGTSFVFLGNYTKAFTDPSFLDGAWFVIRFSLVLIPLQMLVSLAMALILDIVTSSFARFSRLMIFLPYAIPAVIGALMWGFLYSKNFGPLGDIFGLFGATAPDFLSRGGIFYGLLNIVTWQWAGYYMIILYAALQGIDPTLYEAARIDGASTWQITLRIKIPLITPALLLILVFALIGTLQFFNEPQILRDLAAGAIGSDFTPNMYAYQQAFGLANFNYGSAISFALGGVVFVCVYVFLFATRKRGSFLS
- a CDS encoding glycoside hydrolase family 5 protein; translated protein: MLRVDGSRIVAGDQPVVLRGVGLGGWMNMENFITGYPGTESQQRKALRRVLGDDGYTRFFDRFLDAFFTDDDAALLAGLGLNSVRIPFNYRHFEDDAAPFELETEGFARLDRVVDACARHGIYTILDLHAVPGAQNQHWHSDNPTQWAHFWSQRQFQDRVVHLWERLADHYKDHPWVAGYNPVNEPADVEGTTIGPFYRRLEAAIRAVDPGHILFLDGNRYSTQFDQLGDPLPNCVYTAHDYAKPGFVDGGPYPGVSRGEYVDRDRVEETFLARTAYMRETGTPIWVGEFGPVYTGDLARDEQRYRLLEDQLEIYGRHEASWALWTYKDIGLQGLVTVDPTSPYARRVAPVMEKKARLGVDSWGSTDAGIRAVMQPIEDLFAREFPDFQPYPWGATRWIHGHVRHVMLAEAMVGDFAKAFEGVTPDEAERLADSFALERCRVRENLAEVLRRAAAVGEPTR
- a CDS encoding carbohydrate ABC transporter permease encodes the protein MTVHLDAGARRRRAQRHLPLQVLLGFLLVYFLVPFWWVVVNSSKDAAGLFGGGNALWFADDVDFIGNLRELFTFSGGIYARWLFNSALYAFVGGVGATALAVLAGYGFAKYRFAGRRFSFAVLLGAVMVPATALVIPTFILFSRLGLTNTIWAVILPSLLNPFGVYLMHVYARDAVPDELLDAARVDGAGEVRSFLQVALPLMRPAMVTVLLLSIVATWNNYFLPLAMLSDNNLYPVTVGIGQWQGIASANNAGGTSLWSIIIMGSLVSVIPLIIAFLTLQRHWRGGLAIGSLK
- a CDS encoding LacI family DNA-binding transcriptional regulator; this encodes MTDVADAAGVSAMTVSNVINGRPGVGAETRLRVLRTISRLGYQVNHAARHLRAGRTGAVGLIVPDIDRPYYAQLASRLAKGVEKSGLHLVVERTGGDAERELEAISFGRLRMYDGVVISPLRVAAADLDQLRFETPVVFIGERPVPATFDHVMMDNVGGARQATEHLLRTGSRRVAIIGGRHDDHVDDMPSLRTRGYRQAHAELGVDVDEQLVVEVESFDPGSAFQVVKQLHETGVGFDGVFALTDAAAMGVLRALADLGVAVPRDVQVIGFDNGNETEFLVPRLSSVEPGNDTMADRVLELLQRRVGASGDENETPDALTTVVTARLELRETTR